A portion of the Streptomyces erythrochromogenes genome contains these proteins:
- a CDS encoding SpoIIE family protein phosphatase, with protein sequence MDTYQSTSEVPDPPAAVVGYAGVLRELLPIALWREDADGRIAEWSLAAQDLLGHRPEDVLGRPGTSVLVPEANHELADQLTRRVQAGETVVGTLPVRHRDGHRVVMEMWIVPAVDAAGRTGTLLIAVETSEVLHMRDSLAALQSLFTQSPIGLATLGPDLRFLRVNDALARMNGVSAAEHLGKRLTEVVPGVNAAALEATMQQVLDRGTAVVDVRRTGRTPADPEHDRTWSCSYAPLLDGSGRPLGLIASLIDITESQRAQAEAELAQHRFALLAEAGTRIGTTLDLHQTAQEIVELLVPQLSDSADVQLLESVLGPDEGAAPTASTRGVLRRLAAHFPDPTAPTAKLTPGQTFQIPAGTLYEQVITEGRPMNLYISDIPALITSPRADALRAYLATLGSARLVPLVARGTVLGAVTVTRTREREPFDEQDCVLVDELVARAALNIDNARMYTRQRQAALTLQRSLTNSVLPEVPGLELTGRYLPASDHDVGGDWFDAIPLPGGRTGLVIGDVMGHGIHAAAVMGQLRTAVRTLARHGVPPAQLLRSLDAVVADLGEDEMATCVYAVHHAASGTCVIARAGHPPPAVVATDGAVTFLHGPPGTPLGAGGRDFRTEEVHLPPGSLLVLYTDGLIEARDRDLDQGMEQLGQALHGVEQPLERLCDQILRRLLPSAQQDDVAMLLARSRPL encoded by the coding sequence GTGGACACTTACCAGTCGACGAGCGAGGTGCCGGACCCGCCGGCGGCGGTTGTCGGCTACGCGGGCGTACTCCGCGAGCTGCTGCCGATCGCCCTGTGGCGGGAGGACGCCGACGGGCGCATCGCGGAGTGGTCCCTGGCCGCCCAGGACCTGCTCGGGCACCGCCCCGAGGACGTCCTCGGCCGCCCCGGAACCTCCGTACTGGTCCCCGAGGCCAACCACGAACTCGCCGACCAGCTGACCCGGCGCGTCCAGGCGGGCGAGACCGTCGTCGGCACCCTCCCCGTGCGCCACCGCGACGGGCACCGCGTCGTGATGGAGATGTGGATCGTCCCCGCCGTCGACGCCGCCGGGCGGACGGGCACCCTGCTCATCGCCGTGGAGACCTCCGAGGTCCTCCACATGCGCGACTCCCTCGCCGCCCTCCAGAGCCTGTTCACCCAGTCACCCATCGGCCTGGCCACCCTCGGCCCCGACCTGCGCTTCCTCCGGGTCAACGACGCGCTCGCCAGGATGAACGGCGTCTCCGCCGCCGAGCACCTCGGCAAACGGCTCACCGAAGTGGTCCCCGGCGTCAACGCCGCCGCCCTCGAGGCGACGATGCAGCAGGTCCTCGACCGCGGCACCGCCGTCGTCGACGTCCGCCGCACCGGGCGGACCCCCGCCGACCCCGAGCACGACCGGACCTGGTCCTGCTCCTACGCCCCGCTCCTCGACGGCTCCGGGCGGCCCCTCGGCCTGATCGCCTCCCTCATCGACATCACCGAGAGCCAGCGGGCCCAGGCCGAGGCCGAGCTGGCCCAGCACCGCTTCGCCCTGCTCGCGGAAGCCGGCACCCGCATCGGCACGACCCTGGACCTGCACCAGACCGCCCAGGAGATCGTGGAACTGCTGGTCCCGCAGCTCTCGGACTCCGCCGACGTCCAGCTCCTCGAATCCGTCCTGGGCCCCGACGAGGGCGCGGCGCCCACGGCCTCCACCCGAGGGGTCCTGCGCCGCCTGGCGGCACACTTCCCCGACCCGACCGCCCCCACCGCGAAACTCACCCCCGGCCAGACGTTCCAGATCCCCGCCGGCACCCTCTACGAGCAGGTCATCACCGAGGGCCGGCCCATGAACCTCTACATCTCCGACATCCCGGCACTGATCACCTCCCCGCGAGCCGACGCCCTGCGGGCCTACCTGGCCACCCTGGGCTCGGCCCGCCTGGTCCCGCTCGTCGCCCGCGGCACGGTGCTGGGCGCCGTCACCGTCACCCGGACGCGCGAGCGCGAGCCCTTCGACGAGCAGGACTGCGTACTGGTCGACGAGCTCGTCGCCCGGGCGGCCCTCAACATCGACAACGCACGCATGTACACCCGGCAGCGCCAGGCCGCCCTGACCCTCCAGCGCAGCCTCACCAACAGCGTCCTGCCCGAGGTCCCCGGCCTCGAACTCACCGGCCGCTACCTCCCCGCCAGCGACCACGACGTCGGCGGGGACTGGTTCGACGCCATCCCGCTGCCCGGCGGCCGCACCGGGCTCGTCATCGGGGACGTCATGGGCCACGGGATCCACGCCGCGGCCGTGATGGGACAGCTGCGCACGGCCGTACGGACCCTCGCGCGCCACGGCGTACCCCCCGCACAACTGCTCCGCTCCCTCGACGCCGTGGTCGCCGACCTCGGCGAGGACGAGATGGCGACGTGCGTGTACGCCGTCCACCACGCGGCATCGGGCACCTGCGTGATCGCCCGCGCCGGCCACCCGCCGCCGGCCGTCGTCGCCACCGACGGGGCGGTGACCTTTCTCCACGGCCCGCCCGGGACCCCGCTGGGCGCCGGCGGACGGGACTTCCGCACCGAGGAGGTGCACCTTCCCCCGGGCAGCCTGCTCGTCCTCTACACCGACGGACTCATCGAGGCCCGCGACCGCGACCTCGACCAGGGCATGGAACAGCTGGGGCAGGCCCTGCACGGGGTGGAACAGCCCCTGGAGCGGCTGTGCGACCAGATCCTGCGGCGGCTGCTCCCGAGCGCCCAGCAGGACGACGTGGCGATGCTGCTGGCCCGCTCCCGGCCGCTGTGA
- a CDS encoding MBL fold metallo-hydrolase, whose protein sequence is MNGSEATIEVIATPSLGDTSYLLVSGDEAALVDPQRDVWGLMDSCAAKGVRIRYVLETHVHNDYVSGALEVRAATGATVAGPARAPYAFDHLAMAEDDEISVGDATVRAVETPGHTAEHTSYLVFDEEHRVPSAVFTGGSLLVGNAGRTDLSGSGRTEELARAQYRTLRRLALLPDGTRVLPTHGAGSSCAAGPVSGERTSTVGTERRTNPVLTAQDEEEFVRGRMSGLPPYPAYYRHMAPVNWHGPRVLGGPPVLRALTPNMVEGLAGGGAQIVDARDRAAFAAGHLPDSICDELDERFATLVGEVVPFGTRLVLVLPEPAADAAREAMVQLLRIGYDDVAGYLAGGVDAWAAAGRPLRTFRTADAAALAGHLDGRRLLDVRPDRPEGGIPGSLAVPLAELPRRIGELPRDQEIWVVCGSGRRAAVAAGLIDRAGIPVTAVISGGAQDLMAHA, encoded by the coding sequence ATGAACGGTTCCGAGGCGACGATCGAGGTCATCGCCACCCCGTCCCTCGGGGACACCAGCTACCTGCTCGTCAGCGGCGACGAGGCCGCCCTCGTCGACCCGCAGCGGGACGTCTGGGGGCTGATGGACTCCTGCGCCGCCAAGGGCGTCCGCATCCGGTACGTCCTGGAGACGCACGTGCACAACGACTACGTCTCCGGCGCGCTGGAGGTCCGGGCGGCGACCGGCGCCACCGTCGCAGGCCCGGCCCGCGCCCCCTACGCCTTCGACCACCTGGCCATGGCCGAGGACGACGAGATCTCCGTCGGCGACGCGACCGTACGGGCCGTCGAAACACCCGGCCACACCGCCGAACACACCTCCTACCTGGTCTTCGACGAGGAGCACCGCGTCCCGTCGGCCGTCTTCACCGGAGGCAGCCTCCTCGTCGGCAACGCCGGCCGCACCGACCTGTCCGGCAGCGGCCGTACGGAGGAACTCGCCCGGGCCCAGTACCGGACCCTGCGCCGGCTCGCCCTGCTCCCGGACGGCACCCGCGTGCTGCCGACGCACGGCGCGGGCAGCTCCTGCGCGGCCGGCCCGGTGTCGGGGGAGCGGACCAGCACCGTCGGCACGGAGCGGCGCACCAACCCCGTCCTGACCGCCCAGGACGAGGAGGAGTTCGTCAGGGGACGGATGTCCGGCCTGCCCCCGTACCCCGCCTACTACCGCCACATGGCCCCGGTCAACTGGCACGGCCCGCGGGTCCTCGGCGGCCCGCCCGTGCTCCGCGCGCTCACCCCGAACATGGTGGAGGGGCTCGCCGGCGGCGGCGCTCAGATCGTCGACGCGCGCGACCGGGCGGCCTTCGCCGCCGGCCACCTGCCCGACTCGATCTGCGACGAGCTCGACGAGCGCTTCGCGACCCTGGTCGGCGAGGTCGTGCCCTTCGGCACGCGGCTGGTCCTCGTCCTGCCGGAACCGGCAGCGGACGCCGCCCGCGAGGCGATGGTCCAGCTCCTGCGGATCGGATACGACGACGTCGCCGGATACCTGGCGGGAGGCGTCGACGCCTGGGCGGCCGCCGGCCGGCCGCTGCGCACCTTCCGCACCGCGGACGCGGCCGCGCTGGCCGGGCACCTCGACGGCAGACGGCTGCTCGACGTGCGGCCGGACCGCCCCGAGGGCGGCATCCCCGGATCCCTCGCCGTACCCCTCGCCGAACTGCCCCGCAGGATCGGCGAGCTGCCCCGGGACCAGGAGATCTGGGTGGTGTGCGGCAGCGGCCGCCGGGCGGCCGTCGCCGCGGGCCTGATCGACCGGGCGGGGATCCCGGTGACCGCGGTCATCAGCGGCGGTGCCCAGGATCTGATGGCGCACGCCTGA
- a CDS encoding sulfite oxidase: MTAAPDSKVARGPGATVWAPETVSADPYNAQTPSAALAEPVTPVDAFFVRDHFGIPPTGPGRWRLRVGGAVATAFSIGLEELLTLEHRELDVVVECAGNGRSLMRPAPPGLPWGQRAVGCAHFAGVPFRILADRAGTDPESVEVVFTGADSGTVRGRRTPFERSLPLAAARHPDTLLATRMNGEPLTPEHGAPVRLVVPGRYAVADVKWLVGARAVTAPFTGVFQAEEYLYLTPHGTPEGPVTTLRVKSLITEPTPDEDLRRGHETLVRGHAWSGDGVPVHRVEVRAEHEDDGRDPDHVRGWHEAVLEPPAGPYAWRGWSYRWTPQQPGPYRLLSRATDARGDTQPPQAPWNARGYGCNPVASVEVVVV, encoded by the coding sequence ATGACCGCAGCGCCGGATTCCAAGGTCGCCCGCGGGCCCGGTGCAACCGTCTGGGCCCCCGAGACGGTCAGCGCCGACCCGTACAACGCCCAGACCCCGTCGGCCGCCCTGGCCGAGCCCGTCACCCCCGTCGACGCCTTCTTCGTGCGCGACCACTTCGGCATCCCGCCGACCGGCCCCGGCCGGTGGCGGCTCCGGGTCGGCGGCGCCGTGGCCACCGCCTTCTCCATCGGCCTGGAAGAACTGCTCACGCTGGAACACCGCGAACTCGACGTCGTCGTGGAATGCGCCGGGAACGGCCGCAGCCTGATGCGGCCCGCCCCGCCCGGCCTGCCCTGGGGCCAGCGCGCCGTGGGCTGCGCACACTTCGCGGGCGTGCCCTTCCGCATCCTCGCCGACCGCGCCGGCACGGACCCGGAGTCCGTCGAGGTCGTCTTCACCGGAGCCGACTCCGGCACCGTCCGCGGCCGCCGGACGCCCTTCGAACGCAGCCTCCCGCTCGCCGCGGCCCGCCACCCCGACACCCTCCTCGCCACCCGTATGAACGGCGAGCCGCTCACCCCCGAGCACGGCGCCCCGGTCCGCCTGGTGGTCCCCGGCCGCTACGCCGTCGCAGATGTGAAGTGGCTGGTCGGGGCGCGGGCCGTGACCGCCCCCTTCACCGGGGTCTTCCAGGCCGAGGAATACCTCTACCTCACCCCGCACGGCACCCCCGAAGGACCCGTGACGACCCTGCGGGTCAAGTCGCTCATCACCGAGCCCACACCGGACGAGGACCTGCGCCGGGGCCACGAGACCCTGGTCCGCGGCCACGCCTGGTCGGGCGACGGCGTGCCCGTGCACAGGGTCGAGGTACGGGCCGAACACGAGGACGACGGCCGCGACCCGGACCACGTCCGGGGCTGGCACGAAGCCGTCCTCGAACCGCCGGCCGGCCCGTACGCCTGGCGCGGCTGGTCCTACCGGTGGACCCCGCAGCAGCCGGGACCGTACCGGCTGCTGTCCCGCGCGACCGACGCCCGCGGCGACACACAGCCGCCGCAGGCCCCGTGGAACGCCCGCGGCTACGGCTGCAATCCCGTGGCCTCCGTAGAAGTGGTGGTCGTATGA
- a CDS encoding alpha/beta hydrolase — protein sequence MDYATLKALKPSEFTEAADGYRSVSSMADHAYASAEQQITTRLRSGLSGKAVDAAVEQLQLLAKNFHYTQVECGLAATSLNALAASLTTAKSKLDGAVADAEAAKFSVGADGSVSYPPAGEEKDGKLPEGGTVSGSAKGKPSGNVIDPAKDAGDLSAALERQAANIHPNPNFGKAVEIANRIAQAVAEATEADTQWAPKLRKLKADDDFLVSESDWADVAADSGEVRAGAKDYLAHIKPPPPKGSDPELNAEWWKGLSDREREAYITLQPASVGAMNGLPADARDSANRTVLAETHGLYRTELNGIPKEPEPKYHYVQRGRAWMREETDAWSAWNDKHGDRKAHLEDRLFGMETIQKRFDESAERGLPQAYLLGFDAEANNDGRVILANGNPDTADHTAVFVPGTKTTLGSIEDEAAKSDALWRESSAMAPGKSVSTITWFDYDAPNTIVSEATQDKWAQQGAPTLRQFLDGTETAHRSATGDSSHTTLMGHSYGSTLIGDTAKYRSEYADTWDDPLPVDDVVVAGSPGMQADHAADLGFKPKHVWAMEGGGDDNFVTGGGRFAGLGDNWTIPTDESFGANKMRSDSPGHGNFWDEEDGKASLSLRNQAAVIAGRYDQVDLERAAPH from the coding sequence ATGGACTACGCAACGCTGAAGGCGCTCAAGCCTTCGGAGTTCACGGAGGCGGCGGACGGATACCGGTCGGTCAGCAGCATGGCCGACCACGCCTATGCGAGCGCCGAGCAGCAGATCACGACGCGGCTCCGGTCCGGGCTGAGCGGCAAGGCGGTGGACGCCGCGGTGGAGCAACTCCAGCTGCTGGCGAAGAACTTCCACTACACGCAGGTCGAATGCGGGCTCGCCGCGACCTCGCTGAACGCTCTGGCGGCCTCGCTGACGACGGCCAAGTCGAAGCTGGACGGCGCTGTCGCGGACGCGGAGGCCGCGAAGTTCTCGGTGGGGGCGGACGGTTCGGTCAGCTACCCGCCCGCCGGCGAGGAGAAGGACGGCAAGCTGCCCGAGGGGGGCACGGTCAGTGGCAGTGCCAAGGGCAAACCGTCCGGGAACGTCATCGACCCCGCCAAGGACGCGGGCGACCTGTCCGCCGCGCTGGAGCGGCAGGCCGCCAACATCCACCCGAACCCGAACTTCGGGAAGGCGGTGGAGATAGCCAACCGGATCGCCCAGGCCGTCGCCGAGGCCACCGAGGCCGACACCCAGTGGGCGCCCAAACTCCGCAAGCTGAAGGCGGACGACGACTTCCTCGTCTCCGAATCCGACTGGGCCGATGTCGCGGCGGACAGCGGCGAGGTCCGGGCCGGGGCCAAGGACTACCTCGCCCACATCAAGCCGCCGCCCCCGAAGGGCAGCGACCCCGAGCTGAACGCCGAATGGTGGAAGGGCCTTTCCGACAGGGAGAGGGAGGCCTACATCACCCTTCAGCCGGCGAGCGTCGGGGCCATGAACGGGCTTCCCGCGGACGCCCGCGACAGCGCCAACCGCACGGTCCTCGCGGAGACGCACGGCCTCTACAGGACGGAGCTGAACGGGATCCCCAAGGAACCCGAGCCCAAGTACCACTACGTCCAGCGCGGGCGCGCCTGGATGCGCGAAGAGACCGACGCGTGGAGTGCCTGGAACGACAAGCACGGGGACCGCAAGGCCCACCTGGAGGACCGTCTGTTCGGCATGGAAACCATCCAGAAGCGCTTCGACGAGAGCGCCGAGCGCGGACTGCCCCAGGCGTACCTGCTCGGTTTCGACGCCGAGGCGAACAACGACGGCCGGGTGATCCTGGCCAACGGGAACCCGGACACCGCGGACCACACGGCCGTCTTCGTGCCGGGCACGAAGACGACCCTGGGCAGCATCGAGGACGAGGCCGCGAAGAGCGACGCCCTGTGGCGCGAGTCCTCGGCGATGGCGCCCGGCAAGTCGGTGTCGACCATCACCTGGTTCGACTACGACGCCCCGAACACCATCGTCTCCGAGGCCACCCAGGACAAGTGGGCGCAGCAGGGCGCTCCGACGCTGCGGCAGTTCCTCGACGGCACCGAGACGGCCCACCGGTCGGCCACCGGCGACAGCTCGCACACGACGCTCATGGGCCACAGCTACGGATCCACCTTGATCGGCGACACGGCGAAGTACCGCAGCGAGTACGCCGACACCTGGGACGATCCCCTGCCCGTCGACGACGTGGTCGTGGCCGGCAGCCCCGGCATGCAGGCGGACCACGCCGCCGACCTCGGCTTCAAGCCGAAGCACGTGTGGGCCATGGAAGGCGGGGGCGACGACAACTTCGTCACGGGTGGCGGCCGCTTCGCCGGCCTCGGCGACAACTGGACCATTCCGACGGACGAGTCCTTCGGCGCCAACAAGATGCGCAGCGATTCCCCCGGCCACGGAAACTTCTGGGACGAGGAGGACGGCAAGGCGTCCCTCAGTCTGCGCAACCAGGCGGCCGTCATCGCCGGCCGCTACGACCAGGTCGATCTGGAAAGGGCGGCTCCGCACTGA
- a CDS encoding amino acid aminotransferase has protein sequence MLELLPTPPTDPLWDLTYEFGGDERPERLNLVLGVYRDQTGTTPVMAAVREAEIRLAQRSESKEYRGLSGNTAFNQSLLDLVLGPDGPGTRAAAVQTVAGSGALRLLADLIFRTRPGATVWISDPAYVNHRPILEAAGLKVRTYGWRDAEGGFDTAGVLRELADAGRDDVVLLQGSCHNPTGVDPLLDDWEALAESAVRGGWVPFVDLAYHGLGDGLEADLLATRMLAARVPEMLIAVSCSKNFGLYSDRVGCAIVLGASRQAVRHAETALQNAARTLYSMPPEHGAAVVTTILQDEGLRASWRAELDVMRGRIMANRADLTAHLGALGHTEQARSLARQRGMFSMLPLTPNQMLRLRRQYAIYGTTSGRINIAGIPAHRIPCLAQGIAAVLDTAEVPRQRELA, from the coding sequence ATGCTTGAGCTCCTTCCCACGCCGCCCACCGACCCGCTGTGGGACCTGACGTACGAGTTCGGCGGCGACGAGCGGCCCGAACGCCTGAACCTGGTCCTCGGCGTCTACCGGGACCAGACCGGCACCACCCCGGTCATGGCGGCCGTCCGCGAGGCCGAGATCCGGCTGGCGCAGCGCTCCGAGTCCAAGGAGTACCGCGGGCTCTCCGGCAACACCGCCTTCAACCAGTCCCTGCTGGACCTGGTCCTGGGCCCGGACGGGCCCGGGACGCGGGCCGCGGCCGTCCAGACCGTCGCGGGCTCCGGCGCACTGCGGCTGCTCGCCGACCTGATCTTCCGCACCCGCCCGGGCGCCACGGTGTGGATCAGCGACCCGGCCTACGTCAACCACCGGCCCATCCTGGAGGCCGCCGGACTCAAGGTCCGCACCTACGGGTGGCGGGACGCCGAGGGCGGCTTCGACACGGCCGGCGTGCTGCGGGAGCTGGCGGACGCCGGGCGCGACGACGTCGTCCTGCTCCAGGGCAGCTGCCACAACCCCACGGGCGTCGACCCCCTCCTGGACGACTGGGAGGCGCTCGCCGAGTCGGCCGTGCGCGGCGGCTGGGTGCCCTTCGTCGACCTCGCCTACCACGGGCTCGGCGACGGCCTGGAGGCCGACCTGCTGGCCACGCGGATGCTGGCGGCCCGGGTGCCCGAGATGCTGATCGCCGTCAGCTGCTCGAAGAACTTCGGCCTCTACAGCGACCGCGTCGGCTGCGCCATCGTGCTGGGCGCCTCGCGGCAGGCCGTGCGGCACGCCGAGACGGCCCTGCAGAACGCCGCCCGGACCCTGTACTCCATGCCGCCGGAGCACGGCGCCGCCGTCGTGACCACGATCCTCCAGGACGAGGGGCTACGGGCCTCCTGGCGCGCGGAGCTGGACGTCATGCGCGGCCGGATCATGGCCAACCGGGCGGACCTGACCGCCCACCTCGGCGCGCTCGGCCACACCGAGCAGGCGCGCTCGCTGGCCCGGCAGAGGGGCATGTTCTCGATGCTGCCGCTGACTCCGAACCAGATGCTCCGGCTGCGCAGGCAGTACGCCATCTACGGGACGACCTCGGGGCGCATCAACATCGCCGGCATCCCGGCCCACCGCATCCCGTGCCTGGCCCAGGGGATCGCGGCGGTCCTGGACACGGCCGAGGTGCCACGCCAGCGCGAGCTCGCCTGA
- a CDS encoding DMT family transporter, whose amino-acid sequence MDSLVATHTTRATLPPDAAGPRAGHPGRRGLSPQARGMLALLVTVSIWAAFALSARALSSSSLLPADAALLRFGLPLVILFPALWRRRRAIAAVRPGPALKIVCGAGVPFFLAAMHGGSLTSAAFVGSIVPGMVPLFVSLIMIRRGHGVPKGTQAVGLALIAAGVVALVWRYVVPVDADVLAGSGILLVASGLWALYTVGLREVDLDPVGSIGLLCLPSFAIIGLLVLTGVLPTGIAHAAGSDIALFLVVQGLGVGLCAGLLYAFAIRRLGAERSSVVGSLSPVAVVLLAIPLLGESPTAAVLVGVPLITAGVVLANRRPRPEVPADA is encoded by the coding sequence GTGGATTCCTTGGTCGCGACGCACACCACCCGGGCGACCCTGCCTCCCGATGCGGCGGGCCCGCGCGCCGGACACCCCGGCCGGCGCGGGCTCTCCCCCCAGGCCCGGGGCATGCTGGCACTGCTGGTGACGGTGTCGATCTGGGCGGCGTTCGCGCTCAGCGCCCGCGCCCTGAGCAGCTCCTCGCTGCTGCCCGCCGACGCGGCCCTGCTGCGGTTCGGCCTCCCCCTCGTCATCCTCTTCCCGGCCCTGTGGCGGCGCCGCCGCGCCATCGCCGCGGTGCGGCCGGGCCCCGCCCTGAAGATCGTCTGCGGCGCCGGGGTGCCCTTCTTCCTGGCCGCGATGCACGGCGGGTCCCTGACCTCCGCGGCCTTCGTCGGCTCGATCGTCCCCGGCATGGTCCCGCTCTTCGTCTCCCTGATCATGATCCGGCGCGGTCACGGCGTGCCGAAGGGCACGCAGGCCGTCGGCCTCGCGCTGATCGCGGCCGGCGTCGTCGCCCTCGTCTGGCGCTACGTCGTCCCCGTGGACGCGGACGTCCTCGCCGGCTCCGGCATCCTCCTGGTCGCCAGCGGCCTGTGGGCCCTCTACACCGTGGGGCTGCGCGAGGTGGACCTCGATCCCGTCGGATCGATCGGACTGCTGTGCCTGCCCTCCTTCGCCATCATCGGACTGCTCGTCCTGACCGGCGTCCTGCCCACCGGGATCGCGCACGCCGCAGGCTCCGACATCGCCCTGTTCCTGGTCGTCCAGGGCCTCGGCGTGGGGCTGTGCGCCGGCCTGCTGTACGCCTTCGCCATCCGCCGCCTCGGCGCCGAACGCAGCTCCGTCGTCGGCAGCCTCAGCCCCGTCGCCGTGGTCCTGCTCGCCATCCCCCTGCTCGGCGAATCACCGACCGCCGCCGTCCTCGTCGGCGTCCCCCTGATCACCGCCGGCGTCGTCCTCGCCAACCGCCGCCCCCGACCCGAGGTCCCCGCAGATGCTTGA
- a CDS encoding Lrp/AsnC family transcriptional regulator yields MDAVDLQIIRELQTDGRLSNQELADRVRLSPSPCLRRVRRLEEAGLIRGYTAMVDQVAFGLPVTVFVRIRLERHTAEAVRLFEEHVAVIEHIQDCYLMAGSSDYLLRVVIEDLEAYEALVRHRIHAIPGIASIESSFAYGSVKQSRTYPRPAPGASRRPR; encoded by the coding sequence ATGGACGCAGTCGATCTGCAGATCATCCGGGAATTGCAGACGGACGGGCGCCTTTCCAACCAGGAACTGGCCGACCGCGTGCGGCTGTCCCCGTCGCCCTGCCTGCGCCGGGTCCGGCGGCTGGAGGAGGCGGGCCTGATCCGGGGCTACACGGCCATGGTCGACCAGGTCGCCTTCGGGCTGCCGGTCACCGTCTTCGTCCGGATCCGGCTGGAGCGGCACACGGCGGAGGCGGTGCGGCTCTTCGAGGAGCACGTGGCGGTCATCGAGCACATCCAGGACTGCTACCTGATGGCGGGGAGCAGCGACTACCTGCTCCGGGTCGTCATCGAGGACCTCGAGGCGTACGAGGCACTGGTGCGCCACCGGATCCACGCCATCCCCGGGATCGCCTCGATCGAGTCGAGCTTCGCGTACGGCAGCGTGAAGCAGTCCAGGACCTACCCGCGGCCGGCGCCGGGCGCCTCCCGGCGCCCGCGCTGA
- a CDS encoding O-acetyl-ADP-ribose deacetylase, translating into MVRITLVRGDITAEKADAIVNAANSSLLGGGGVDGAIHRKGGPEILAACEDLRRGHYGKGLATGRAVATTAGRLSAEHVIHTVGPVWSREEDRSELLASCYRESLRVADELGARTVAFPAISTGIYGWPIDDGARIAVRTVRAARTEVQEVRFVLFDEAAHAAFEAAVEASR; encoded by the coding sequence ATGGTCCGCATCACCCTGGTCCGCGGTGACATCACCGCCGAGAAGGCCGACGCCATCGTCAACGCCGCGAACTCCTCGCTGCTCGGCGGCGGCGGGGTCGACGGCGCCATCCACCGCAAGGGCGGCCCGGAGATCCTCGCGGCCTGCGAGGACCTGCGGCGCGGGCACTACGGCAAAGGCCTGGCGACGGGCCGGGCCGTCGCCACCACCGCCGGCCGGCTGTCCGCCGAGCACGTCATCCACACGGTGGGTCCCGTCTGGTCGCGCGAAGAGGACCGGTCGGAGCTGCTCGCCTCCTGCTACCGCGAGTCGCTGCGCGTCGCCGACGAGCTGGGCGCCCGTACGGTCGCCTTCCCGGCCATCTCCACCGGCATCTACGGCTGGCCCATCGACGACGGGGCGAGGATCGCGGTCCGGACGGTCCGCGCCGCCCGCACCGAGGTCCAGGAGGTGCGCTTCGTCCTCTTCGACGAAGCCGCCCACGCCGCCTTCGAGGCCGCGGTCGAAGCCTCCCGCTGA